The following coding sequences are from one Melospiza melodia melodia isolate bMelMel2 chromosome 2, bMelMel2.pri, whole genome shotgun sequence window:
- the ARL11 gene encoding ADP-ribosylation factor-like protein 11 produces the protein MGKLISKGWRKRDARVIMLGLDFAGKSTLLYKLKSGQAVETCPTVGFNVESLRTPCGISFTLWDVGGQDSLRASWPNYLEDINTLIFVLDSTDTARLAEAMAELEEALRHPGMAGTPVLLLANKQDVPGALAPAQLGEMLRLGGLARHRWMLRGCSAHTGQGLQEVLAILGMLLRGSGHSSLSQEQLIAELAERRQAPEQT, from the coding sequence ATGGGGAAGCTGATCTCCAAAGGCTGGAGGAAAAGAGACGCTCGAGTTATCATGCTGGGGCTCGACTTCGCTGGCAAATCCACCCTTCTGTACAAACTGAAGAGCGGCCAGGCTGTGGAGACCTGCCCCACGGTGGGATTCAACGTGGAGTCTCTGAGAACTCCCTGTGGCATTTCCTTCACCCTCTGGGATGTGGGGGGACAAGACAGCCTGCGGGCCAGCTGGCCGAACTACCTGGAGGACATCAACACCCTCATCTTCGTGCTGGACAGCACGGACACGGCCCGGCTGGCCGAAGccatggcagagctggaggaggccCTGAGGCACCCCGGCATGGCTGGCACCCCCGTGCTGCTCCTGGCCAACAAGCAGGACGTGCCGGGAGCGCTGGCTCCTGCCCAGCTCGGGGAGATGCTGCGGCTGGGGGGGCTGGCCAGGCACCGCTGGATGCTCCGGGGCTGCAGCGCCCACACCGGCCAGGGCCTGCAGGAAGTGCTGGCCATCCTGGGAATGCTGCTGCGGGGCTCggggcacagctccctgtcccagGAGCAGCTCATCGCGGAGCTGGCGGAGAGGAGGCAAGCTCCAGAGCAAACCTGA
- the RCBTB1 gene encoding RCC1 and BTB domain-containing protein 1 codes for MTHSSIMVDVGKWPIFTLLSPQEIASIRKACVFGTSANEAIYITHNDEVFVFGLNCSNCLGTGDNQSTIVPKKLEALCGKKISSLSYGSGPHVVLCTEDGEVYAWGHNGYSQLGNGTTNQGITPVQVCTNLLIKKVVEVACGSHHSMALSLDGDLYAWGYNNCGQVGSGSTANQPTPRRVSNCLQGKIVVGIACGQTSSMAVVNNGEVYGWGYNGNGQLGLGNNGNQLTPCRVAALHSVCVLQIACGYAHTLALTDEGLLYAWGANTYGQLGTGNKSNQLSPVQIMMEKERVVEIAACHSAHTSAAKTQSGQVYMWGQCRGQSVTFPHLTHFACTDDVFACFATPAVMWRLLSVEHEDFLTVAESLKKEFDSPETSDLKFRVDGKYIHVHKAVLKIRCEHFRTMFQSYWNEDMKEVIEIDQFSYPVYRAFLEYLYTDSVDLPPEDAIGLLDLATSYCENRLKKLCQHIIKRGITVENAFSLLSAAVRYDAEDLEEFCFKFCVNHLTEVTQTTAFWQMDGPLLKEFIAKASKCGAFKN; via the exons ATGACACACAGCAGCATCATGGTGGACGTAGGCAAGTGGCCAATATTCACCCTGCTTTCCCCCCAAGAAATCGCTTCCATTCGCAAAGCGTGCGTGTTCGGCACGTCGGCCAACGAAGCCATTTACATCACGCACAACGACGAG GTATTTGTTTTTGGACTGAATTGCAGTAATTGTTTGGGAACTGGAGATAATCAGAGCACCATAGTACCGAAGAAATTGGAAGCCTTATGTGGAAAGAAGATCTCCAGTCTCAGTTATGGAAGTGGACCCCATGTTGTTCTTTGTACTGAAG ACGGTGAAGTTTATGCTTGGGGACATAATGGTTACAGCCAACTTGGAAATGGCACAACCAATCAGGGCATTACTCCTGTTCAAGTTTGCACAAATCTCTTAATAAAGAAAGTGGTGGAAGTAGCTTGTGGCTCTCATCATTCCATGGCACTCTCATTGGATGGAGAT CTGTACGCTTGGGGCTACAATAACTGTGGTCAAGTTGGATCTGGATCTACAGCCAACCAGCCAACTCCTCGCAGAGTTTCCAACTGCTTGCAGGGCAAAATTGTGGTTGGCATTGCCTGTGGCCAGACCTCCTCCATGGCTGTAGTAAACAATGGTGAG GTTTATGGCTGGGGCTACAATGGCAATGGGCAGCTCGGGCTGGGGAACAACGGGAACCAGCTGACCCCGTGCAGGGTGGCAGCGCTGCACAGTGTCTGTGTGCTCCAG ATTGCCTGTGGCTATGCGCACACTCTAGCACTAACAGATGAGGGCTTGCTCTATGCCTGGGGAGCTAACACTTACGGGCAGCTGGGGACTGGCAATAAAAGTAaccagctcagccctgtgcaGATCATGATGGAAAAAGAAAG GGTGGTGGAGATCGCCGCCTGCCACTCGGCGCACACGTCGGCGGCCAAGACGCAGAGCGGCCAGGTGTACATGTGGGGGCAGTGCCGGGGCCAGTCCGTCACCTTCCCGCACCTCACCCACTTCGCCTGCACCGACGACGTGTTCGCCTGCTTCGCCACGCCCGCCGTCATGTGGCGCCTGCTCTCCGTAG AGCATGAAGACTTTTTAACAGTAGCAGAGTCTCTGAAGAAAGAGTTTGACAGCCCAGAAACCTCAGACCTGAAGTTCCGTGTGGATGGAAAGTACATCCATGTCCACAAAGCTGTTCTGAAAATCAG GTGTGAACACTTCAGAACCATGTTCCAGTCATACTGGAACGAGGATATGAAGGAGGTGATAGAAATTGACCAGTTTTCCTACCCTGTGTATCGTGCCTTCCTCGAGTACTTGTACACGGACAGCGTTGACCTCCCGCCTGAAGATGCAATAG GGCTCTTGGACTTGGCTACTTCTTACTGTGAAAACAGACTGAAAAAACTGTGTCAGCATATTATCAAGAGAGGAATTACTGTGGAAAATGCattttcattgctctctgctgctgTCAGATATGATGCAGAG